Within Cucumis melo cultivar AY chromosome 4, USDA_Cmelo_AY_1.0, whole genome shotgun sequence, the genomic segment TCTCTTTGGATGTCTAAAAGAAGTTACGATTATGAGTTGTTGTACATTGGCAAAATTGCCAAGTGGGTTAGAAGGTTGCCATTCCCTTGAATATTTGATCATCGATGATTGTTTTAGTTTGATGCTAAATGTGCAAAACATGCACAACTTATATCATTTAGAAATTTGTGGGTTGGAAAGATTGCCAGAGGGATTAGGTGAGCTCACTCGCTTGAAAAAGTTGATAATTGAAGGATGGATGCAAAATTATGAGTTTAGTTCCTTCATACACTTGGCTTCTCAGCTTGTTGAACTTCATTTGAATGATTATGGATCACCTGATCATAATGCAACAACCCAACTTCCTCAACAACTTCAGCACCTCACTAACTTGCAAGTATTAAGTATTTCAGGTTTTAGTCACATTGAAGCTCTGCCAGAATGGTTTGGAAACCTTACCTCTTTGAAAAAATTGACATGCGTCTCTTGCGTTGATTTGAAAGAATTACCTTCGAGGGAGGCCATATTACGCCTAACCAAATTAGAGAATTTGATATTTAGAAGATGTCCAAAACTACTAGTTGGTGAAGGTGACCAGGAGGGGGCTAAACTTTCTCATCTTCCAACAAATTGTGTTAGAAGGTACTTATTTTTATtgtaatatattaattattatttgtattttctTATCCAATATTTCTAACTCCATTTTTGGCCCACTCCTAAAGGAGTTTTATTCTGGACTGCTTTAGAAGAGGAAAAACTTTCAGTAACGTTAAAAATTCTtaaaaataagaatatttttttaacaagaGTTACATGTTAAATCCTACATTTTATTACATAATTTCACCCAAAAATCAAGTTAAATGTTTTACTCTACCATGGAGTGAAAATATGTTTGTCCACTTTGTTAGTATAAATCATAATTCAGAAAAACATTTTCTTAAATTCTCTCTATTCTTTTATAGGTATCCTCTATAGGTGTAATgatttgggttgggttgagggGTATTTTGGGAACAATCTGGATTTTCAGGTTAGTTGGGTTGACAACCTGAATGACTAGAGAAGCATTCCCAACTCACCTAACCCAACTGAACCGAAGTTGAGATACTTCTTTGTCTATATGTCCTTGGTTAACCTTGAAGATCACAAAGCATGATCGGAAGTTAATTGGATTTACAGGCTCGTTTACATAAGACAACATTGGTTAATGGTTGCGGCTGACATAAGGCATTGCAAGATCTATGTATTCGACTCTATGCCGAACTACACCGAGCAAAAGACTTTATATAAagaactaaacgatcatgtataaataactaaaagatcgtttataagtatctaaacgatcgtatggAACATATTAAACGATAATGTTAAAGAACTAAACAATTGTTTGTACTTTATTACACTATGTATATTGTATAAAGAACTATTTGATATTTTCGACTTTATTACAATGTCGTGGATGATTGTATAAACAATCGTGCAAAGAAAAAGTCAACCACTCACACTTATGTTTGTTTTTGAAGTCAAATATGAGCAAATATGAAATCTAACTTTCTATCTTTTATGAGAGAGAACGATTGGAGAAGAATTTTCTAGTGAAGAGTTTAGGGAATAAGAATTAATGTCTTCAAGGGACTTTTTTTTGTCCCATTGTTGATGCTGGTTCATTTAATGCTTGTCAATAAATGTTGGTTGAGAATAAATGTTTTGGTGGAATGTTGGTGAAAATGCATTTAAGAAACGTATTACACTCTTATCCTAAAATGTTGATTAAGAATGTTGGTTGAGAATGAATGTTTTGGTAGAATTTAAGTTCTTAGTTTTTGGTGATTTTGTACAAATGGTATAATTTAAAATGCCACTGTTAGCAATAATGTTTTAGTAATCTCTCTACTCTTTTTACTTGCATCAAATTTACACAAATTTAGAGCTAGAATTAAAAGTGATGGAAGCCAAATTAAGATTATTTAACTTATTAAAGCTTATCTATCTTCGATTAAAGGTTTGAATCTTCCACAACTTATATCATTTACACATTTGTGGGTTGAAAAAATTGCCAGAGGGATTAGGTGAGCTCACTCGCTTGAAAGAGTTTATAATTGGAGGATGTATGCAAAATTATGAGTTTAGTTCCTTCATACATTGGCTTCTCAGCTTATCGTACTTGATTTGACTGATTATTGGTCAGGTGATGATAATGCAGCATTATTGTGCGGCAAGTGCTTTTGGGCTAGTTGGTGTGGAATCTGTCACAGAAACAGAGCTTGCTCTCAAACAGATTCGAGAGACGACCTCAATTCTTGACTTCCAAGTTGAAGGAAGGGAGGTTGAAGTTTTGGAGCTACTTAAATTAGCGATTGACTCTACCGATGAACATCAGATGTCTGTGATATCCATTGTTGGAATGGGTGGTCTTGGCAAAACAACTTTGGCCAAGATGATCTTCAATCATGATGCCATTAAAGGACATTTTGATAAAACTATACGGGTTTGTGTGTCAAAACCATTTATTGTCACGAAAATTCTGGAAAAAGTCTTTCAAGGTTTACCAGATACTTGTAGTGGGCTAGAATCCAATAAGGAGGCGTTGCTTGGGAGGCTTCGAAAGGAGATGCAAGACGAGAAGTATTTTCTTGTGCTTGATGATGTTTGGGATAATGAGAAACACTTGTGGGACGAGCTTAGTGGCTGTTTGAAACATATTGCAGGAAAATCTGGAAGTATTATTATGGTGACCACAAGAAATGTAGAAGTAGCAACCATGGTGGAGCCCATTTGCATTCATCATCTAAATAGATTATCCGATGATCAATGCTGGGCGTTGTTTAAAGAAAGTGCAAATGCAAATCAATTGCCAATGAATTCGAAGTTGGAGATTATGAAAAAGGAAGGGGGAGGGGGAGAAGAATTTTAGGATATTTTAGGATAAGAGTCTAATACATTTCTATCCCTGCCATTACTAAAATGTTGGATATAAAGTTCTTTGTTCAAACAATAATGGCAGGGATGCTTAAACAATTTGTTTCTAGTTGATTGAGTACAATAGTTTGATGTTGTGTAAATTTGGTACTATTTTTGTCAACTTTTATAGCCTctcaagtataatttcatcTATATTGTTCCCCTTGAAGGATCTTTTGGTTTTCGAGGTTTGTAGAATgcttttaaaatattgatatgttGAGTTGACGAAATTTAAATGAAGGAATTATgtttactattatttttatctCTTTTAGATTAGGTGAAATTTCCTCATTTTAACTACATGAGGATGTGTTAATCTTTCGAGGGCCGCAACACTCAATGCTTCATTGGAAAAATAAAGTCTCAGGAAAATGCATCACTTGTGATGCCTAGCCGCTGCAACTGCACAGATGTTGAGGGGTTAAATTGTAATTTCAACTCCTTTTTCCTGTCGATACATTTGAGCTCCTTTATGGTCCATTTTAGCTCCATATCGACTCTAATGCTCGACTTTACCTCTTGATACTTAAAACCTACAAAATCAAGATATAAACACATAAAACTAGAAACGATCTCGAATTAAACGGAGCAAAATAACACATTTTTAGTGTTATCAAGTAGCACCCGTccttagattaaaaaaaaattatactttGTGGAAATAAACCAAACTTGAACACGCTTGTGCCAGGATAATAAACGTTTTACGGAAAATCGTACttgtgaaattttttttattaaaaaagagatatatttatagattattcgttgtCGATAATCATGTAACCATACAATTCGTGGAATTGAAAGGATgcaaccctaaaaaaaaaagtcagcATTTATTCTACACAAATTTGTGAAGTCATATTCTTGGAGAAAATTTGAGCAATAAAACATTGCTTCAATAGAAGAAATGATTGAGAATCCACATAAGGAATGTTAGAGAATCTACACTTAAGGACCAAGCAGAGTCTTTAAAATGTTTCTTGCAATGTTAATTCTCTTGCAAGACTTTTCTGTGATTACACGTTTATGTAGAAAGCAATTTGGTCTTTCCCAAGCAACTTCCTTTCATTTGATACTACGTACATTGCATTTTAAAACCCTCTCAGACTTCTTAATTTTCTCTTCATCGTATCATTTGAAATTGAggagttaaaaaaaaagagagaaatatgGCTGAATTTCTTTGGACTTTTGCTGTTCAGGAAGTCCTAAAGAAGATCGTGAAATTTGGAGCACAGCAAATTGGGTTAGCATGggggttgaagaagaagaagctgtCCAATTTGAGACATTAACAGAAAGAAGTTACATATCGATTCTGTGAGGCTATGGGTGAAAGAACTTCAAGATATTGTCTACGAAGCTGATGATCTACTGAATGAGCTTGTTTATGAAGATCTTCGAAGAACTGCGGAACAAACTGAGGTACGTGATTTTATTTCCATCTCACCATCCAAAAATCCCTTTTTGTTTCGTTGCGAGAAGGCCAAGAAAATGAAGAACACTACTCAAACTTTATACAAACATTATTGTGAGGCAAGTGCTTTAGAACTTGTTGGTGACCAATCCGCCACAGAGACAGAGGTTGCTCCTAAGCAGATTCGAGAAACAACCTCAAATCTCGACTTTGAAGTCGTATGAAGGGAAACTGAAGTTTTAGAAATATTGAAACTGGTCATTGAATCTAGCAATGCACATCATATGTCTGTGATATCCATAGTTGGAATGGGTGGTCTTGGGAAACTTTATGGATTTGTGTGTCTAAACCATTCATTGCCATGAAATTTTAGAAGGAATCTTTCGCGGCTTAATGAAAACTAGTAGTGGTTTGAACAATAAGAGGTCTCGGGGGCAATTAAGTTTGAAGAAGCTGAAATTAATAAAGAAGGAGATTATGAGACCTGAATGATGAAATTTGAAAGCATTGCAAGGAACATTTCAACAGGGGGACAAAGATAGATTTTGTCTTTTCCATGTTAAAATTAAGTGTGGATTCCTTACCCCTTCATGTGTTGAAACAATGTTTTGCCTATTGCCCGAATTTTTTCCAAGATTATTAATTTTAGAAAGATGAATTAATTCAAATGTGGATAGCACAAGGATTTATTCAATCCCAACAAGAAAGAGTGGACATGATAATGGAGGATACAGGAGAAGAATACTTAAACTTCTTATTGTCCCGTTCCTTATCTCAAGATGTCATTAAGGATATGAATGAGATAATCGTTGAGTTCAAGATGCATGATCTAATACATGACATTGCTTGTGCAGTTTCAAATTATCAAGAGATGGAACCAAGTCATAATAATTGGTCCAGAAAAAGTGCAAGAAACTTGGGCACATTATTTTTCAATAGTGAAGAAATTCATTGTAAAGTTTGTGTTGACATTATTTGTTTGCGTGTTATAGTGTTGAATAGTTTTCCAACTACTATGGACAAGTTGATACTTTCGAGATATCTTGATATTGTAAAAACAAGTTtggtattttaaaaagttaagaAAATGAGCTTATTCAAGTGTCTCTTCCTCTACTTTATAATTTACAAGCACTAAAGTTTGGAAATCTTTCGAGTGATCATCTaccaaagaatttgagaaaattgGTTAATTTGTACtcattattatgttttggaACAAATGCCTTCAGAAATGCGCAGCTTAATTCATCTTCAAACATTGTTTGCATTTGCAGTTGGGCTTGAAAAGGGTTGTAAAACAAAAGAACTTGGACTCTTGAAAAACCTGAAAGGTACACCAACTCTTGCAAATCTTGGGAATGTGCAAAGTAAAGAGGAAACTATGACTGCAACATTGGTGGAAAAAAAGAGTTTACGCCATCTAACTTTTTGGTGGTTTCCTAGAGGAAAAAATGATAATCTTGAATGACCATGTACAAGGGTTGGAAGGACTTCAACTACACAAAAATCTATAATCATTGGAAATTAGTGAGTTTGAAGGGGAAGTTTTGGCTAATGgtatttttattgaaattttagtTGAAATACGTTTGTGAAGTTGTAACAGATGTAAAGTGCTTCCTAGTTGCCGAATTGAAAGATACTTGATATTAGGTACATGTGGATAGTGTGATAAGTATAGGGAATGAGTACTTCTATGGAATTGATTCCAATAACCACAGAAACTGTTTTGCTTTTCCCAAGTTAGAGGAACTTCGTATTTGTAGTATGGAGAAGGTAGAGCAATGGGATGAAGCAACGGTTGTTATTGCATCAAATCTCTTTGGATGTCTAAAAAAGCTTCATATTACTGGATGCAATGGTTGCCGATCCATTGAGTACTTTATGATAAATCAATGCCATAATTTGATGAGGCTAAATAGGATATGTTGAGGTGgttacttttacttttttttttttttcctttttaattacTTTTCTGAATTAGGATTGACATATTGTAAGTCAATCCCTAGCTATCACAATTTCATACCCACAAGTTTAGCAGACGAATTGCAAGAGATAATAAATCAATATCTATTAAATAGGAATAGAAATCAACAACAAATGTCACCAAATTCAAATTCTCAcatgtaaaaagagaaaattattAACATATTTCTTATCCAAAAGCACATTGAGAATTTCTAGAAGCCGAGTCCAAAACAGACAGTTTCAACTTGACTTGTCTTAAGATGATATGTCGGCTACCCAACATTTCTTTATCATCAGACACTTTGGTCGGCactcaaattaaatttcttAGATTAAGAAACTACATCAATTAAAATTCTACAAACAACTACGGAAGGCCCTTTTTTGCAAAAGTAAGAAATAACAAAGTCCTTTATACAGTCAATCTTCCTACATCCAACTTTTAAACTTCTGATCAACATCAAATTGTAAAGACACTAGGATCGGAACAACAAATTTGTATTAAATTCATGATATGTTATTAATATCTCTTGAGCTTCCATAAACTTGGCCGACGTCGATTTGGTTTTTGATACACAACATCAGACCTTACAGAAAAACCTAGAATTAATTTACATGAAACTAACTAATTGCATCATCAACGTTAGAAAAACACAATTACATTGctgtttttctctctctctctctttttttttttttctttcacaatGTTGATGGTAGGTTGGTAGTAAGAGTGAGTGTCAAATGGTTCTAATGGGAAGAACCAAAAGCTTGCAAAAGCCTTAAGAGCAAAGATGTTAAATAGATAGCAAGAAGGCCTCCTCCCAACACAGCATCAAGCCTCATCTCTCTCCTTGGCAAAGCCACAACTGCCCAAAGCAACCCTCCTACCAACAGCCCCAATGTCTCCATGACATAAGGGTCTGGTGGGATGGCGATTGGCTCAGGATACTTCTTCCATGAAGCGCCGACAAGCGACATCCCAAGGCCAAACAGAGTGTTGAAGATGGGGCCAGCGTAGCAGCCGGAGATGGCAATTTGGGCACCTCGCTGACCGCCGTTCAAGGCCATGGTCACGTTTGCAACCAAATCCCCTAGAGAGTTTCCCCAAGCCAGGAAGGTAAGTCCTAGAATTGAAGGGCTTATGCCCATTATGTAGCTAAGTGAAACTAATAGGCCTATCAGTTCTTGAGCTACAATGTAACTCCATGTTAAACTCATGGTGAAGCCAGCTGCAAGCCAAGGGAAGAGGCACTTCTTTGGTGGGCTTGAATTCTCGGTTGTCACAAATGCAACAATCCCAAAACTAATTCCGAGCAGCAAAGCGACAACACAGATGATCAGGTTAGATTGAGATGGCTCGCCCTGGTGGTGAAATGCCCATAGAAGAGATAAGAGAACTGGGGCCAATATCACTGAAGCAACTGCATATACTCTAGACCAGTTTTCTTCAGCAATGGCTGGAATTGTCAATCTTCTAGGCAAGTAAAGAGGAATCTCAAGAATGCGAAGGAAAAAAAGACAAGAAGGTGATAATCTTGGACAAAAACAGATATCATATACATCGATTCTAACATCGTCATCATCGTCACTGTTGTCCTGCGGTTCATTTCGACCCTCAAACTCATCCTTTGATGGCTCTTTCAAAAGGGGTTCGCAGATGTCACTTCTAAAATTCAACCATTGGGCATGGGAGACATAAACAACCAAAACATAAACAATATACATGGAAGAAAAAGCAATGGAGCCCCACAGACTGATATGACCATGAAGCAATATCAAGAAAACAGACAAAAGAACCAAGAGAAAGAACAAAACATCTCTAATGAAGCCAGACCTATTCACCTTCATCCGTCGCCGACGCAGCAAAATACTTATGATTCCAACAACGACGCAGGTAACAAACGAGGCTCC encodes:
- the LOC103486922 gene encoding cation/calcium exchanger 2, with product MGFLPSLSKQRGFIIFLNLSFLLVGSAFLVNRFHSTESHFHVLNKSSRSIHGNPQEDCKSFIALTESEAKCSVLKSNNPCHTQGYIDYLYIFYCEYGSFSILGYTLLFLWLLVLFYLLGNTASEYFCSSLESLSKLLNLSPTIAGVTLLSLGNGAPDVFASLVAFMGDGTSDIGLNTVLGGASFVTCVVVGIISILLRRRRMKVNRSGFIRDVLFFLLVLLSVFLILLHGHISLWGSIAFSSMYIVYVLVVYVSHAQWLNFRSDICEPLLKEPSKDEFEGRNEPQDNSDDDDDVRIDVYDICFCPRLSPSCLFFLRILEIPLYLPRRLTIPAIAEENWSRVYAVASVILAPVLLSLLWAFHHQGEPSQSNLIICVVALLLGISFGIVAFVTTENSSPPKKCLFPWLAAGFTMSLTWSYIVAQELIGLLVSLSYIMGISPSILGLTFLAWGNSLGDLVANVTMALNGGQRGAQIAISGCYAGPIFNTLFGLGMSLVGASWKKYPEPIAIPPDPYVMETLGLLVGGLLWAVVALPRREMRLDAVLGGGLLAIYLTSLLLRLLQAFGSSH